Proteins co-encoded in one Astyanax mexicanus isolate ESR-SI-001 chromosome 1, AstMex3_surface, whole genome shotgun sequence genomic window:
- the LOC103023574 gene encoding NACHT, LRR and PYD domains-containing protein 12-like — protein sequence MEGDPQVLEDDPDQKELVQNTTAQMGGNVIAPVLHGNVFHGPVHINAVAESQHEGGAGGGQVMSESSAASYTALTADEPPWLKLKSILKVSYERLLIGSSQTGHQEFLEDIYTDLIIVQNKSGGVINEHEVMQIEMSPNKAGSEEECIKCCDIFKVQPGTGRRNRKLMTMGIAGVGKTVSVNKFILDWAKGEENQDIQYIFPLPFRELNLKKDKKLSLIKLLNNCFFSSKPVLKSLPEEDGKVLFIFDGLDEYRYSLQFEDGEEVKDVNEKRKVGSLITNLINRNLLRFALVWVTCRPAAAHLIPQQYFDLTTEVRGFNDEQKEEYFTKYCKTEDVAEKIISHIKKLKSLHIMCQIPVFCWISATVLQPLMDKESDENIPTTLTEMYMSFLLQQKNLMKEKYSKKTDTDPEPTILKLGELAFCNLERGELNFYKNDLKKCGIDVTDGTVFSGVCTQIFSQQKGISERNIFSFVHLSVQESLAAVYVHHLHCNKKKNVFNKKTFWNKLPCINNTVTDLHNTAVDRALQSENGHLDLFLRFLLGLSVKDSQEVLTELLPSLKIKAENVSNTANYIKEKLKEEMHSDRSLNLLHCLSELKDNSLTAEIQNFLNSGTLSKQELSSTQWSALVFVLMMSEETQEKFELKKYRASEEGLRRLLPVVKNTQRALLDCCSLSKNICETLASVLISDSALIELNLSKNDLQDSGVELLSAGLKSSHCKLQILRLDCCRLTVNVCETLASVLISDSALLELDLSNNDLQDSGVQLLSAGLKSSHCKLQILRLSSCNLGVKTCETLGLDLVENSSLKELDLSNNDLQDSGVELLSTRLKSSHCKLQILRLPSCNLKVYTCETLESVFKLENSSLKELDLSNNNLQDSGVELLFDGLKSSHCKLQILRIASCNLGEKTCKILGSVLNLEISSLKELDLSNNDLQDSGAELLSTGLKSSHCKLQILRLSGCMITEIGCSSLASALSSKPSHLKELDLTYNHPGESGEMLLSARLEDPDCSLETLRMEHGGKIRIKPGLKKYGCDFTLDPNTVNPHLSLSEENRRVENRGELQSYPDHPERFDVCLQILSRERVTGRCYWEAEQIGEGGAEVALSYKTISRKGGGSDCEFGGNRNSWSLICSDNSYSVQHNNNRTVLSTPPSGCKRVGVYVDCPSGTLSFYRVSSDTHSHTPSQTHSHTLTHLHTFYTTFTQPLYAGIRLYYTGSSVHLCKIE from the exons ATGAACCGCCCTGGCTCAAGTTGAAGTCCATCCTGAAAGTGAGCTACGAGCGTTTACTAATTGGGAGTTCACAGACAGGTCATCAGGAGTTTCTGGAAGATATCTACACTGATCTCATTATAGTGCAGAATAAAAGTGGAGGAGTCATTAATGAGCATGAAGTGATGCAAATAGAGATGTCTCCCAATAAAGCTGGCAGTGAGGAAGAGTGTATAAAATGCTGTGACATTTTTAAAGTCCAGCCGGGTACAGGTCGACGGAACAGAAAACTGATGACAATGGGAATTGCAGGAGTCGGCAAAACTGTGTCAGtcaacaaattcatactggactgGGCAAAAGGAGAGGAGAACCAGGACATTCAATACATTTTCCCTCTGCCCTTCCGTGAACTAAATCTGAAGAAAGATAAAAAGTTAAGTTTGATTAAACTACTGAATAACTGCTTTTTCTCCTCAAAGCCTGTACTGAAATCTCTTCCAGAGGAAGATGGTAAAGTGCTGTTTATTTTTGATGGGCTGGATGAGTATCGTTACTCACTGCAGTTTGAAGATGGAGAGGAAGTAAAAGATGTGAATGAGAAAAGAAAAGTGGGCTCACTGATCACAAATCTCATCAACAGAAATCTGCTTCGCTTTGCTCTAGTCTGGGTAACTTGTCGACCAGCAGCAGCACATCTGATTCCCCAGCAATACTTCGATTTGACAACAGAAGTACGAGGATTTAATGATGaacagaaggaggagtacttcacCAAATACTGTAAAACAGAGGATGTAGCAGAGAAAATAATTTCACACATAAAGAAGTTAAAGAGTCTCCACATCATGTGTCaaatcccagtcttctgctggatctctgcCACTGTGCTTCAGCCACTGATGGATAAAGAAAGTGATGAGAACATCCCCACAACCCTGACAGAAATGTACATGAGCTTCCTACTGCAACAGAAAAACCTGATGAAGGAGAAATACAGTAAGAAGACCGACACTGACCCTGAGCCCACCATTCTGAAGCTTGGTGAACTGGCCTTCTGTAATCTTGAGAGAGGAGAGCTGAACTTCTATAAGAATGATCTTAAGAAATGTGGGATTGATGTTACTGATGGTACAGTGTTCTCAGGAGTGTGTACGCAGATTTTTAGCCAGCAGAAGGGAATTTCTGAGAGGAAcattttcagctttgtgcatctgagtgttcaggaaaGCCTTGCAGCTGTATATGTGCATCACTTACACTGCAATAAGAAGAAGAATGTGTTCAACAAGAAAACTTTCTGGAACAAACTtccatgcataaataacacaGTAACAGATCTGCATAATACTGCAGTGGACAGAGCTTTGCAGAGTGAaaatggacacctggaccttttcctccgctTCCTCCTCGGCCTCTCAGTAAAGGACAGTCAGGAGGTCCTGACCGAACTTCTGCCAAGCCTGAAGATCAAAGCAGAGAACGTTAGCAACACAGCTAACTACATTAAGGAGAAACTGAAAGAGGAAATGCACTCTGACAGAAGCCTGAATCTCCTGCACTGCCTGAGTGAACTGAAGGACAACTCACTCACTGCTGAAATCCAGAACTTCCTGAACTCGGGAACTCTCTCAAAACAGGAACTCTCATCTacacagtggtcagctctggtctTTGTTCTGATGATGTCAGAGGAGACTCAGGAGAAGTTTGAACTGAAGAAATACAGAGCGTCAGAAGAAGGACTGAGGAGATTACTGCCTGTGGTGAAAAACACACAGCGAGCTCT GTTGGATTGCTGCAGTCTTAGTAAGAATATCTGTGAAACACTGGCATCAGTACTCATCTCAGATTCAGCACTGATAGAACTGAACCTCAGCAaaaatgacctgcaggattcaggagtggagctgctctctgctggactgaagagttcacactgtaaactgcagattctcag gtTGGATTGCTGCCGCCTCACTGTGAACGTCTGTGAAACACTGGCATCAGTACTCATCTCAGATTCAGCACTGCTAGAACTTGACCTcagcaacaatgacctgcaggattcaggagtgcagctgctctctgctggactgaagagttcacactgtaaactgcagattctcag ATTATCTTCATGTAATCTTGGTGTAAAGACATGTGAAACTCTGGGATTAGATTTAGTGGAAAattcctccctgaaagagctggacctcagtaacaatgacctacaggattcaggagtggagctgctctctactagactgaagagttcacattgtaaactgcagattctcag ACTACCTTCATGCAATCTTAAAGTATATACATGTGAAACTCTGGAATCAGTTTTCaaactggaaaactcctccctgaaagagctagACCTTAGTAACAAtaatctgcaggattcaggagtggagctgctctttgatggactgaagagttcacactgtaaactgcagattctcag aATAGcatcatgtaatcttggagaaaaaacatgtaaaattctgggatcagttttaaacctggaaatctcctccctgaaagagctggacctcagtaacaatgacctgcaggattcaggagcaGAGCTGCTCTCtactggactgaagagttcacactgtaaactgcagattctcag attATCTGGGTGCATGATCACAGAAATaggctgttcttctctggcttcagctctgagttCAAAACcttcccacctgaaagagctggatctgacctacaaccacccaggagagtcaggagagatgctgctttctgccagactggaggatccagactgctcactggagacactcag aatggaacatggagggaagattagaatcaaacctggattaaagaaat atggctgtgatttcacactggatccaaacacagtaaatcctcatctctctctgagtgaggagaacaggagggtggagaatAGAGGGGAGCtacagtcgtatcctgatcatccagagagatttgatgtgtGTCTGCAGATTctaagtagagagagagttactgggcgctgttactgggaggctgagcaGATTGGAGAAGGTGGAGCtgaagtagctctgagttataaaaccatcagcaggaaaggaggaggatcagACTGTGAGTTTGGAGGGAAtagaaactcctggagtctgatctgctctgataacagttactctgttcaacacaataataacagaactgttctctccactcctccctccggctgtaagagagtaggagtgtatgtggactgtccctccggcactctgtccttctacagagtctcctctgatacacactcacacacaccctcacaaacacactcacacactctcacacacttacacacattctacaccacctttactcagcccctctatgcagggattaggCTTTATTATACTGGCTCCTCAGTGCATCTGTGTAAGATTGAGTAA